ATAATTATTCTATAGGACTTCCTCTCCTATATCTTCATTCCATTCATTGGGATTCTTTTGGATGAAGTCACGCATCAATTCAATACATTCCTGATTATTGAGAACAATGACTTCTACGCCATGTTGCTTTAGGAGAGCTTCTGAACCGAGAAAAGTTTTATTTTCTCCAATGACTACTTTGGGAATGCCGTACAAAAGAATAGCCCCTGTACACATAGGGCATGGAGACAAGGTGGTGTATATGACCGATTGTTTGTAGATAGCTGCCTCCTGCCTCCCGGCACTTTCTAGAGCATCCATTTCACCATGAAGGATAACACTGTCACGTTGGATTCTACGGTTGTGTCCTTTTCCGATGATTTGCCCATTGTGCACCAACACACTCCCAATGGGAATACCACCTTCCTGAAAACTTTTTTTGGCTTGGGTAAGTGCTTCTTCAAAGAATTGGTCCATATCTAATAGATTTTAAGGGTTTCTTTTAAAAAATCCATAATTTAAAATTTCATCACTTTAGCCTTTTCAAGCAATTTTTTAGCTTCTCGCCAAGAAGGAAGCACCTCAGCATCGATGGTGATGGTCCTTATTTCTCTGGCGATCTCCCTTGATTTTTTCATGGCTTCCAAATGTGCACCGCTGTTTGAAAATGCTTTTAATTCCTCTTCGGAATGCCAAAGGGTCATGGTATAATGTTTGGTCCAAACTCCTCTTTTTTTAAAATCTTTATAATTGGTAGTCTTAAGTTGTTTTATGATATCATAGGCCTTTGCGGACAAAGCGAAAAATTGGAAAGGACCTTTCAATTGAATTGATGTGATGGTTGCTTTCATATAGGTCAGTATTTAAGTGGGAGCCCTTATGAATTTACCGAAAAATGCCAAGGAATCCAATAGTTGCCCTATCAGTTTGAATTTCCCTCCATTCTTTTGTAGTTTTCAAAATGTCAAATCTCCCACCTTATGAAGAAACTGATTGCGCTATTTTCAATCCTGTTTGGCTTTGAATCCTATTCCCAACAGACGGCGAATTATGATGAAAATCTGATTTCTGAAGATTGGAAAAAGTTCCTGGATTTTACCGACCTTCAATTTGGAAAACCCCTAAGGCATGACAGCAAATGATTATGTTTTTTTGCGGGTTGAAAAAGTCAATTCACATATTGATGTGAGAGAGTAGCTGTCCGGACTTCCTAAATTCGCGGTTAAGGAAAGTGAAAAACTCAGTGTCTTACCGCCTTTGTGGCAATGAAAACTTAAAATGGCAAATATCTTGAAAAACCAAAAACATCTTTTCCAACTTCCGGAAGATATCCATTATCTCAACGGGGCATATATGTCTCCTTTGCTTCGCTCTGTGGAAGAAATCGGTATTCAGGCGCTTATACAGAAGAGAAACCCAACTTCTATTCAACCAAAGGATTTTTTTGAGACAGGGGAAAAAATAAAAGCCAATTTTGCAAGATTGGTGAATTGCCCAGCCCAACAGGTGGCTATCATTCCGGCAGCCTCTTATGGACTTACCACCGCCGTCACTAATTTACCGCTGGATAATGGCAACACCGCAATTGTTGTATCTGATGAGTTCCCGAGTGGTTATTATGCCATAGAAAAATGGTGCAGAGATCATGGGAAGCAATTAAAAACCATTCCCGCACAGGAGTTCAAGCAAGGAAGAGGGGAGATTTGGAACCAAAGGATATTGGAAGCCATCAATCAGGATACGGCAGTCGTGCTCATGTCCACCATTCACTGGGCAGATGGAACGCAATTTGATCTGAAGGCCATTGGTCAAAAATGTAAGGAGAACAACGCCTTTTTTATCCTGGATGGAACCCAGTCGGTAGGGGCACTTCCTATAGATGTGAAGGAAATCCAAGCGGATGCTTTGGTCTGTGCAGGTTACAAATGGCTCATGGGGCCCTATGCCATTGGAGCAGCTTATTTTTCTGAATATTTCAATAACGGTATACCCTTGGAAGAAACTTGGGTCAATCGGAGTAATGCACAGCAATTCTCAAATCTCACCCAATATGTAGAAGAGTATTCTCCAGGAGCGGGGAGGTTCAATGTAGGTGAATACGGCAATTTCATTCTTCTCCCTATGTTTCATGCTGCACTCGGGCAAATACTAGATTGGGGAGTAGCCAATATTCAAACCTACTGCGATGAGATCTCCCGGCCTTTGGTGGAATATTGCAGGAAAAATGGCTTCTGGCTGGAAGAGGATGCCTATAGAGCCAAACATTTATTTGGGATTGTTCTTCCGGATGGATTGAATAATAGTGAGATCATTCAGCGATTGCAGGAAAATAAGGTTTTTGTTTCGATCAGGGGTAAAGCCATTCGTATTTCTTTACACTTATACAACACCGATGCAGATATCAAAACTTTAATTGGAGTGCTGGATGGGATTTTGGCTGAGAAAGCCTAAATTAATTCCCATTCTGGGGGCTAAAAGAAGAGATTTTATCAAGCAATCCTAATTGGAGGGCATGG
This Cecembia calidifontis DNA region includes the following protein-coding sequences:
- a CDS encoding aminotransferase class V-fold PLP-dependent enzyme → MKNQKHLFQLPEDIHYLNGAYMSPLLRSVEEIGIQALIQKRNPTSIQPKDFFETGEKIKANFARLVNCPAQQVAIIPAASYGLTTAVTNLPLDNGNTAIVVSDEFPSGYYAIEKWCRDHGKQLKTIPAQEFKQGRGEIWNQRILEAINQDTAVVLMSTIHWADGTQFDLKAIGQKCKENNAFFILDGTQSVGALPIDVKEIQADALVCAGYKWLMGPYAIGAAYFSEYFNNGIPLEETWVNRSNAQQFSNLTQYVEEYSPGAGRFNVGEYGNFILLPMFHAALGQILDWGVANIQTYCDEISRPLVEYCRKNGFWLEEDAYRAKHLFGIVLPDGLNNSEIIQRLQENKVFVSIRGKAIRISLHLYNTDADIKTLIGVLDGILAEKA
- a CDS encoding nucleoside deaminase, whose product is MDQFFEEALTQAKKSFQEGGIPIGSVLVHNGQIIGKGHNRRIQRDSVILHGEMDALESAGRQEAAIYKQSVIYTTLSPCPMCTGAILLYGIPKVVIGENKTFLGSEALLKQHGVEVIVLNNQECIELMRDFIQKNPNEWNEDIGEEVL
- a CDS encoding DUF3291 domain-containing protein; translation: MKATITSIQLKGPFQFFALSAKAYDIIKQLKTTNYKDFKKRGVWTKHYTMTLWHSEEELKAFSNSGAHLEAMKKSREIAREIRTITIDAEVLPSWREAKKLLEKAKVMKF